From Cricetulus griseus strain 17A/GY chromosome 1 unlocalized genomic scaffold, alternate assembly CriGri-PICRH-1.0 chr1_0, whole genome shotgun sequence, a single genomic window includes:
- the LOC113833378 gene encoding 28S ribosomal protein S18a, mitochondrial-like has protein sequence MAHRAGLFPNHRPRLPEGSLPKNKPKLNRYLTRWAPSSVKPIYKKGHRWNKVGMAVGSPLLKDNVCYSRRPLKLIH, from the exons ATGGCTCATCGAGCAG GTCTATTCCCAAATCACAGGCCACGGCTTCCAGAAGGGTCCTTACCTAAGAATAAACCCAAACTCAACCG CTACCTGACTCGCTGGGCTCCCAGCTCTGTCAAGCCCATCTACAAAAAAGGTCACCGTTGGAACAAAGTGGGTATGGCCGTGGGGTCACCACTCCTCAAGGACAATGTCTGCTACTCCAGGAGACCTTTGAAGCTCATTCATTAA